A window of Mustelus asterias chromosome 15, sMusAst1.hap1.1, whole genome shotgun sequence contains these coding sequences:
- the LOC144504841 gene encoding cystatin-like: MGIGWQCRWVLFNIFLTSVSAINGGPDSEPINPHDKEVQDSLDFAVDSFNTFSKDDHLFIVTQVVSARLQDLGGLLYILDVELERSQCRKGAEENLASCFNVKIVECSQKLLCHFEVLNTFWKHERSLLKNDCKPVG, from the exons ATGGGTATCGGCTGGCAGTGCCGCTGGGTCCTGTTCAACATCTTTCTCACCTCAGTCTCTGCCATTAATGGGGGGCCAGACTCTGAACCCATTAATCCTCATGACAAGGAAGTCCAGGACTCACTAGATTTTGCAGTGGATTCATTCAACACATTCTCCAAGGACGATCACCTCTTCATAGTCACTCAGGTTGTTTCGGCACGGTTACAG GATCTTGGTGGATTATTGTACATTCTGGACGTTGAGTTGGAAAGGTCTCAGTGCAGGAAGGGAGCTGAAGAAAATTTGGCATCTTGCTTCAATGTCAAAATAGTAGAATGTTCTCAG aagcttctctgccattttgaAGTGTTGAACACTTTTTGGAAGCATGAAAGATCCCTTCTGAAAAATGATTGCAAACCCGTTGGCTGA